The window CTGAGGCAGACTGGGATTACAAGATCATCCCCGAGACGGCCACAGCAATGAAGGAGAAGTACAAGCTCAACTTCGGAGACAAGTTCATCCCCGAGGACAACGAGACCAAGAACAACCTGTTCCAGGCTGGACTCGAGATGCTCGTGACCTGCGGATTCTACTGCCAGGATCTCGGCCGTGTAATGAAGTTCACGGAAGAGGAGATCTGGGAGGGAATCAAGAGGGCACCCAAAAAGCTGATCCTCGGAGAGGGAAGGGACATCGCAAGATTCTATCCCAGGCACGGAAACGCACCCATCAAGCCGGTCATTCAGGGAGGACCCACTGGATCCCCTATCTCTGAGGACGTCTTCATCCAGGTCATGCAGTCCTATGCCCAGGAGGGAATTGTCGATGACCTCGTCAACGGAGTCATGACGACCGTCGAGGGAAAGCCCGCCAAGTCCAAGACACCCTACGAGATCCGCGCTACAATGCAGGAGCTCAGGATGACCAAGGAAGCAAGGACCAGGGCCCAGAGACCCGGACTCGGTGTCTAGGGACCCGAGACTCCTCTGTCCGAGGCTGCAAGGCTGGTCGCAGACTGCCCCAACGCCGGACACAGGATCACCGACGCCCACGAGTGCTCTCAGCTCAACGAGCTGAAGATCGATATGACCGGACTGAACATGCTGGCCGGCTGGACCGTATCCGGTGACACCATCATGATCGAGCAGATGCCCATCTTCGGAGGATACTGCGGTGGACTCGAGGAGACCGCCATCTGTGATGTCGCAACGACACTCGCATCCTTCGGACTGTTCTCCGGTAACTTCCACCTTGACGGACCTATCCACATCAGGTGGGGAACCACCATGGCAAAGGAGACCCTGCAGGTCGCAGGACACGCATGTGCCGCTGTCGACAACAACACCGACCTCCTGCTCGCCAACCAGTACTACCCGATCGCAGGACCCTGCACCGTCATGGGACTGGTCGAGACCGCGGCACAGGCAATCTGTGACACCGCTTCCGGAAGAGAGCTCCTCTCCGGATCCGCAGTCGCAAAGGGAGTCGTGCAGGACAAGACCACCGGAATGGAAGCCCGCATGATGGGAGAGGCCGCAGCACAGACTGCTGGAATGAAGATCTACGAGGTCAACGAGATCCTGTCCAAGATGGTCCCATGGTACGAGGCCCAGTACACCAGTGCAGACCTCGGAAAGACCTTCCAGGAGTGCTACGACGTCAAGACCGTCAGGCCCACCAAGGAGTACCTCGAGGTCTACGACAAGGCAATCCAGCAGATCGCCGACTTCGGTCTCGAGATCACCCCTTACAACACCGGAATCATGTACGGTGGCTACAACGACAGCAAGATCTACAGGTCTGCTTGATCGTCTGGCAATAAACATTTAAGGTGCCCGGGCCCCCCGGGCACCGACCTTACTTTTTTCTGTTCTTACGAAACCTGGACTACGGCATCCGCCATCCGAAAAATCGTCAAGAGGAAGGGAATGGTGCTGGAGACCGGATTCGAACCGGCGAACTCCTACGAGAAGGGATCTTGAGTCCCTCGCCTTTGACCAGGCTTGGCAACTCCAGCATAATTGGGTGTAAGAATAGTTTCATTAAAACGTTTATGGCAACGTGGTGACCTCGCCGCGCTTGCCGTTGATGTAGAAGGTGTACTCGTGCTGGGATACCAGTCCGCCAGACACCTCCACCAGCTCGGCGTAGCATGAGAGCACCCCGTGGCGCATCAGGCTCTTTACGCGCTTCTCCGCATCGGGGAAGTCGCAGCTCCTTGCACAGAAGGGCTGCTGGAAGAACTCGTCCTTGATGTACTCGTAGAACTCCTGATCCTTCGGATCGGCGAGAGGCCTCTCCCTTATGATGCGGACGATATTCCCGGGTTTGCCGTTCTTGATCTGACCCTTCCCGTTGGTGGCGAAGGGTTCGATGGCAACGGTCATCCCGGCCTGTATCTTCGTGTCGTCGCCGTTGTCGTAGTTCGGGACTGAGAATCCCGCATGGAGCATGTTCTGTGCGATCTGGTGTCCGCAGAGGTTGACGATGGGTGCGAATCCCGCACCCCTGATCGTACGCTCCACGGCGCTTCCGATCTCGCAGAGCGGCACACCGTCGCCGATGAACTCGGCCACAGTGTTCCTGGCTGTCTTGCTGATCTCCACGAGCTCGGGATAGCTGCGCGATCCGACCTCGACGGTCCCGGCCGTGTCGCCGATGAATCCGTCCAGGATCGCTCCGCAGTCCACCTTGACGATGTCCCCGACTTCCAGCACCGTCTTGTCGTTACAGCTGGGTGTGGCATGCGCCGCGATCTCGTTCCTACTAATGTTGCACGGGAAGGCCAGCTTGCATCCGTGCTCGCGGATGTATCCCTCGACCTCCTGCGCTATGTCATAGAGCTTGGCACCAGGCTTGCACATCTGCATGCCCAGTTCCCTTGCCTCTCCTGAGATCCTTCCTGCCCTGCGGAGCTTGTCCAGCTCCTCATCGGTCAGCATTCGAGGACCTCCATGATCTGCTTCTCGGATATGGCGCCCTGGCGGATGATCTCCACCTGGTCCTCCATGAGCCAGATGATGGTGGAAGGCTTACCGAGGTTGCAAGCGCCGGCATCGATGTACGTGTCAACGGCGGGCCCGAAGTCTTTGATGGCCGCATCGACGTTGATGGCGTCCGGGTGAGAGTGAAGATTGGCGGACGTGGTGATGATGGGGCCTGTGCGCTTGATCAGCTCGAGGGCGAACCTATTGTCAGGGATACGGATACCGACCTTCTGCGAGGACGATGTCACTATGTCCGGAACACTGGGCTGCTTCTTCACGATGATCGTGAGAGGTCCGGGGAGGAATGCCTTGATAAGCTTCTCCGCATTCTCGTTGAGCACTGCGACCTTCTCAATCATGGCCTTGTCGGAGACCGCGACGGAAAGTGGCATGTCGAATGGCCTCTTCTTGGCAAGATAGAGGTTCTTGACCGCGGCCTCGTTATAGATGTCCGCTCCGATACCGTATACCGTCTCAGTGGGGTACACGATGAGCTTTCCAGCGGCTATGTCCTCTGCGGCAGCCTTGACCGCTTCCTCGCACTGCACTCCGAATCCGTTCGAATAGTCGCACTTGATTATCTTCACTCAATCACCTATCATCTTCAATCCGCGAAGGATCGCTCCCATACCATCCTGGGTCGGATGGCCGTGACCGGGGTATAGTCCCTGGACTTGCATGTCGCTCAAGTATTTTATAGAATTTCTCAGAAGTTCCGAGGAACCGCCGTTGAAGTCTGTCCTCCCGACACCGCGGCTGAACAGGGTGTCTCCGGAGAACAGAGAGGATGAGATCTCGTCGTAATAGCACACGCCGCCCCTCGTGTGCCCGGGGGTGTCAATGACACGTAATCTGTGCTCCCCGATATCGATGACATCCCCCTGGGAAAGGTCAAAGGTTTGGTATGCTGGCACATGTAATCCGAACTGCTCCGAAAGGGTGTATCTTACGTCCCCCTCGCGCACGGATTCGGCATCTGTCCTGCCGGCATACGCCTTGCATCCGAAAGCATCGATCATGGCGGGACCGCCCCCGATGTGATCGAAATGGCAGTGGGTCAGCAGGATCATGTCGAGCTTCCCTTCGGGTCCGATGATCTCCCGGATCCTGTCGATGTAATAACTGGATGCGGGTCCCGCACCTGTATCGATCAGAACGTTCCTGTCCCCTGTGAGAAGGTAGACGTTGGAATCGAAATCGAGCGCAGGTTCGATGAAATGGATCATGATGACACCGCAGACTATCCAAGATAGAATGAAAAATAAAGGAGTTTCCTCGAGGATGAGATTTGTTATCATACGAAACCTGTTTAACTGCTAGATCACACTCCAGCGACGTCAAATAACTTTAGTAAGCCAGGACTGAACACCTCGGCGAACCTCGGTACTTACATCCGGCTTCTATCAAACTCGTCATTTACGAGCGTTATATGGGTACCTCTTTTTTAAGGCGGCTTCGAGCTTAGATGCTTTCAGCTCTTATCCGCTGCGGCGTGGCTACTCAGCTTGCCTTGTCAGACAACTGATAAACTAGAGGCCACGAACCCCTGTTCCTCTCGTACTAAAGGGTCCTTCTCATCAGGTACCAACACCTCCATCAAAAAGCAACAAAACTGTCTCGCGACGTTTTAAACCCAGCTCACGATCCCTTTTAATGGGCGAACAACCCCACCCTTGGCAGCTGCTGCACCACCAGGATAGGGAGAGCCGACAGCGAAGTAGCAAGCCACGAGGTCGATATGAACTCTTGCTCGTGACAACTCAATTATCCCCAGGGTAATTTTTCTGATATCAATCACCCCCATTCAGGAGGTTGATTGGTTCGTTAAGCCATAGTTTCCTATCTCCGAACCCTATTGTCTGGTTCCGAGTCAAGCTAGCTTTTACCTTTACATTCTTCGGTAGATTTCTGACCTACCTGAGCTAACCTTTGGGCGCCCTTGTTATCTTTTTGAGGGCGTGGCGCCCCACCCGAACTGCCTGCCTATAGCTGTTCCTCCGGAGAGGTGAGTCGTAAGAAATGATAAGGGCGGTGTTTCATCATCGACTCGGAGAGATGCTAGCGCACCTTCCTGGGTAACGTCTCCCGCCTACCCTACACATACCATTTCCTACAACAACAACAGGTTGCAGTGAAACTCCATGGGGTCTTCGCTTTCAGATGGAGGGGTCTGGATTGTGCACCAGACTGATTGTTTTCACTAGCGTCATGGCGGGGACAGTAGAACACTCGTTGAGCCTTCATGCAAGTCGCCAATTAAGCGACAAGGTATTACGCTACCTTAAGAGGGTCATAGTTACCCCCGCCGTTTATCGGTCCTTCGATCCGTTGAAACAGATTTTCAGATGCCGACACTGGGCAGGCTTCGGCCTCTATACACATCCTTTCGAACTAGCAGAGACCTATGTTTTTATTAAACAGTCGGTGTTCTCTTGTCACTGCGACCAGTACCTCTCAGTACTGGCACCCCTTCTCCCGAAGTTACAGGGCTAATTTGCCGAGTTCCCTCGCCACGATTATGCTAACACGCCTTAGGCTACTCACCTAGGGACACCTGTGTCGGTTCTTGGTACGAACAATAAGATTGTAACTACATTGCTTTCACGGGGACCGGGGATCATCATAAGCAAGCTTACGCTTGCCCATTCACGTATTCTCCAACTTCTCACCATTACGGTTCTTCATCGGATTCGACGCTTAGATACACTGACAGGTGTACAATAACTACCCTGATCCAACAACGTAGGCAAAGATCTTACTGGTTCAGGAATATTAACCTGATTCCCATTCGATAACTTCGATTAAGAGTTACCTTAGGATCGACTAACCCTTGGCTGACGAACATTGCCAAGGAACCCTTGCCCCTGCGGCGACACGGATTCTCACCGTGCTTTGCTGCTACTCACTCCAGGATCCTCGTTGGTACACGGTCCACAGGAGATCACTCCCCTGCTTCTGCCCATGCACCACGCCCCGTTACCAAATAACATTTCTGTCTTCTACAGTATCGGTAGTCGGTTTAGCCCCGTCCATTTTCTGGGCCCACGATCTAGACCGGTGAGCTGTTACGCTATCTTTGAAGGATGGCTGCTTCTAAGCCCACCTCCCGGTTGTTTTAGACCGCCGACGCCATTTCGTATTACACTTGACCGATATTTAGGGACCTTAACTGTAGTCTGGGTTGTTTCCCTTATGGCCACCAAGCTTACCCCGGATGGCCTCACACCCGACGTCTACGGTGAACGCAAGTTCGGAGTTTGACAAGATGCCGAGGAATTTCTTCCCCTAAGCACCCAATCGGTGCTCTACCTCACGTTCTGCCTCGATCGAGGTCTAGCTGCGACTAGTTTCACGGGGAACCAGCTATTTCCGGCCTAGATTGGCCTTTCACCCCTATACCCAAGTCATCCAAACGATTTGCACATCAGAACTGGTTCGGTCCTCCACCCCCCCTTCGAGGGGCTTCAACCTGCTCAGGCATAGATCGACCGGCTTCGGGTATCCGCACCATTGACTCCTCGCGAGCACACGATGTCCCTCGTAAAAAACTGCGGACAATCGGTTTCCCTTCGGCTCCCTAATTGAATAGTTAACCTCGCCAATGACCAGAACTCCCTGGATCGTTTTTCGAAACGAACAATATAACACTGGTCCACCAAAATTGGTTTCTTCCCTTTGATGCCATATAAATCTTTGACCGTATGGTTTCAGGTCTTTTGACCTCCCGTTAAGGGTACTTTTCAGTCTTCGCTCACGCTACTACTGCACTATCGGACTAGAGACGTATTTAGGGTTGGAAGTGAATGCCTCCCAAATTCATCCGTGATATCCGACACAGACTACTCAAGGACATCAAAAATCTCCATACTCACCTTCCTCTAAGGGGCTATCACCCTCTATGGCCTGTCTTTCCAGACAAGTTCGAGTATTTGAGCTAAGGAGTAAATGAGCCTACAACACCACATCTCCCCTACCTTTCGATAAGGGATTCAGTTTGCCCTATACCGCGTTCGATCGCCTTTAATAACGGTATCTCTGTTGATTTCTTTTCCTGCGGGTACTAAGATGCTTCAATCCCCCGCGTTCCCAATCATTACTGATTATTCCGAAGAATAGGAAGTCCCATTAGGTAATCGTCGGATCATAGGCTTCTTGCACCTACCCGACGCATATCGCTGCTTGACACGACCTTCTTCAGCGCTCTAGCCGAACCATCCCCCATACGGCGTAGCATCGCCGCTGGCGTATGATCTAGCACACGTCCAGGTTTCGTATGATCGGTGATCACTGGGCTTATCCGCTCTCATCCTCCGTTTACGGGGCCCTACACCACTTCCCCGAGACAGGACCTCTGTTCGGGTGCATGTTGCATTCGATTTGAATCGTTGTCATTGCTGACAGACGCGAAATCCCCGTACAAGCAAGAAGTATTTAACCCTTACCTGGCAGGTATTCCGCCCGAATGATTCGAACTTGACCAACGTGCTAAGCACTGGCCACGCGATGGTTGAGTCGCGCAACCCCCTGTAACCGAACCAAGTACTTAAAGATTGGCAACCCGGTTTTCTGGCTGGTCTTGAAGTTCAATCGAACTTGACTAACCGACGTCTTTTCACCGTCGGTCACACGATGGTACGCATCGCGCAACTCCGTGTAACTCAGAGTCATATAAAAGCCTTAGGATTACGGCGTGAACACCATCATTATGGCGTCGGGGATTACGGCCTTTAGATCCTTCAAATCGGGGTGATACAGGCGCAGATAGCCGTCCCTCATCATCTTCTTGTCCAGGATCCTCGCCACTACGGCAGCCTCCGGATTCCCCTCCACCTTCCAAGCGCCGGTCTCGGCGGAGATGTCCGTGGAGACGAAGATGGGCAACCTCAGCCTGATCTTCTCGGATTCGTCGCAGATATCCCAAAGGTAATCGATCTGTTCCTTCGGGATCTCGACCGTCGCCCCGTCCCTCGTCCGATACGAGAAATCGCCGGATTCGACGATCTGCTCCAAGGTCCTCTTGTTGACCGCGAGGCTCGAGTTGAGGTCGGACATGACGGTGGCGAAGAAATCAGCCATGGCCCAATATTCATTGTTCTTATTATTATAATATAGGGGAGACCGAAGCATGAATACCAATCATAATAAGAATGATACGGCATCCACGCCGTCATGGAGATACCGGAAGACATCAGGAAAGCGCTCTCGGAGCACCCCTGTTTCTGCGAGGATGCGCACCACACGTTCGCCAGGATCCACCTGCCGGTAGCTCCGAAATGCAACATACAGTGCAACTACTGCAACCGCAAGTTCGACTGCTGCAACGAGTCCAGGCCCGGCGTCACCAGCGAGGTCCTGTCACCGCAGAGGGCCCTCGAAAAAGTCAGGGCGGTCAAGGAGGCCATCCCGCAGCTGTCCGTGGTCGGCATCGCAGGTCCGGGGGACCCACTGGCGAACGAGGATACGTTCACAGCGCTGGAACTCATCGGGAAGGAGATGCCGGGACTCACCCTGTGCGTCTCCACCAACGGTCTTGCCCTGCCCGACTGCGCGGAGAGGCTCCGTGACCTGAACGTGCACTTCGTGACGGTCACCATGAACTGCCTCGACCCGGAGATAGGTGCGAGGATCTACGACGCCGTGATATTCGGAGGCAAGAAGTATTCCGGCGTCGAAGGTGCCGCGATCCTCCGCGACAGACAGCTCGAGGGTATACGCAAATGTGTCGATCTGGGTATGTTGGTTAAGATCAACGTCGTGATGATCCCCGGGATCAACGATTCCCACATCCCCGAACTCGTTAGGCACGTCCGCGACATGGGGGTCTACATAGTGAACATACTGCCGCTGATCCCCGTGGAAGGAACGAAATTCTCGGACCTCAGGGCACCCACCCCTCTGGAGAGGAAGGACATGATGGACCGCTGCGGTCTCGACATGAAGATGATGCGCCACTGCAGGCAGTGCCGTGCGGATGCGATTGGGCTACTGGGGGAGGATAGGTCGTCGGAGTTCGCCCACATCGAGGGCTGCGGCCTGAAGGACTGCGCCCCCAACGTGACGTTCGACACCGAATTGGACGAGTCCAAGGTCGCCGTGGCCACCAGCGACGGCAAGACGGTCAACTCCGGATTCGGGAACGCATCTGAGTTCAGGATCTACGCCACGGACGGGAACACCGTCAGGTTCCTAAAGACCGTGCCCATCGACAGGTCCGGCACCGTGGCCGGCAAGGACCACAGGGATCACATCGCATCCATCATCGACAGCCTGGGCGACTGCGGAACGGTCATCGTCGAGGAGATAGGCCCAATGCCGTCCAAGATACTGGCATCCCGCGGCATCAATGTCGTGATCACTAGCGGGGACGTCAACGAATCCGTCAGGCTCTCCAGGTCATCCTGAGCCCTGCAGTCCCAGGTATCCAGGCTTTCAGACCTTATTTTTATATGGGAGTGCGCGTTAGCCATCTCCATTAGACAGGAGTGTACATCATGGACGCTCAAGAGATGAGAGAGACATTCGTCAACTTCTTCAAAGAAAGGGGCCACGCCTACATCAACTCGGCCTCGCTGATACCCGAGAACGATCCGACCGTTCTTTTCACCACCGCAGGGATGCACCCCCTGGTGCCCTACCTGCTGGGAGAGAAGCACCCGGCCGGAAAGAGACTGGTGGACTTCCAGAAGTGCGTCAGAACCGGGGACATCGATGAGGTCGGGGACGCAAGCCACCTCACCTTCTTCGAGATGCTCGGGAACTGGTCCCTCGGGGACTACTTCAAGAAGGAGTCCATCGATTTCAGCTACACCCTCCTGACAGAGGTCCTCGGGATCAAGCCCGACCAGCTCTCCGTCACCGCCTTCGCCGGCGACGAGGACGCACCCAGGGACACCGAGACCGCTGAGCTGTGGAAATCCCACGGCCTCAGGGACGACCAGATCTACTTCTATCCCAAGTCGGACAACTGGTGGGGACCAGCCGGCCAGACCGGACCCTGCGGACCCGACACGGAGATCTTCTTCGACGACGGCAGGCCCAAATGCGGACCGAACTGCGGACCATCCTGCCACTGCGGCAAGTTCACCGAGATCTGGAACAACGTCTTCATGCAGTACAACAAGAACGCGGACGGGACGTTCTCCCCCCTCAAGCAGAAGAACGTCGACACCGGAATGGGACTCGAGAGGATCCTGCGCATCCTCAACCACAACGAGACCGTCTACGACACACCCCTGTTCACGCCCATCCTCGACAAGATCGAGGAGCTCACCGGAAAGAAGTACGGCGAGAACGCGGACGACACCAGGGCATTCAGGATCATCGCGGACCACATGAGGGCCGCCACATTCATGCTGGGAGACGGCGTCGTCCCGGCGAAGATCGGTCAGGGATACATCCTCAGGAGGCTCATCAGGAGGTCCTCCAGATACATGTCCAAGCTCGGCTATGAGGAGCTGTTCATGCAGAAGATCGCCGAGGTCATCGTGAACAACTACTCCAAGGCGTATCCCGAACTGGAGCAGAACAAGGACTTCATCTACACCAACATCGACAACGAGGAGAAGAAGTTCCACAAGGCCGTCATGAAGGGCCTCAGGAGATTCGACCAGATGGTTGCCGAGAACGGCGACAGCCCGGTCCTGAACGGAGAGACCGTGTTCAAGCTGTACGACACCTACGGATTCCCGATCGAGATGACCGTGGAACTCGCGGCGGAGAAGGGACTGAAGGTGGACATGGACGACTTCAACGGCAGGTTCAAGACCCACCAGGACGTCTCCCGCGGAGACGGCGGAACGTTCAAGGGAGGTCTGGCCGATCACAGCGAGGAGACCACCAAGCTCCACACGGCCACCCATCTTCTCAACGCTGCACTGAGGAAGTTCGTATCCCCGGACATCCACCAGAAGGGATCCAACATCACCGCCGAGAGGCTCAGATTCGACTTCAACCTGGACAGGAAGGTCACCCCCGAGGAGCTCAAGCAGATCGAGGACTGGGTCAACGAGTGCATCAAGGCGGAGCTCCCGGTCGTCTGCGAGGAGATGCCCTACGAACAGGCCAAGGACGAGGGCGTCGAGGGAGTCTTCACCAACAAGTACGGTGAGGTCGTCAAGGTCTACAAGATCGGCGACGTGTCCGCGGAGATGTGCGGAGGGCCCCACGTCCAGAACACCAGGGAGCTGCAGGGATTCAAGATCAAGAAGGAAGAGAGTTCCGCTGCAGGCATCAGGCGTATCAAGGCCGTCGTCGGCAAGTTCGACTGAATATCATTACCGGCCTGAACAGGCCGTTCAAACACCTTACCATCTTTCTCAATCATTAAATCCGTATATGCATCTGTTCAGACCATGGCAGACATCAAAGAGGATTGCCCCTGCAAGAACACGAACTGTCCCAGACACGGGAACTGCCGCGAATGCGTCGAGTTCCACGTCAAGGGCGGTAAGAAGCCCCCCGCGTGCCTTCGCATCCAGTGGACGGAGTACCCCTGAACCGCCCGGTGGACGGCATACGGTCCTCAAACCCCTTACACTTCTTTACTTATGGACAAATCTTAATCGATGGATTGCTTGTCAAGCGATGATATCATGGTCACGGTCAAGGTCAACGGTTCCGAGAGGTCCTATCCGGATGGCACCACCGTCAGCGGCATGCTGCTGTCGGAGGGCATGGACCCGAAGAAGGTCGCTGTGGAGATCGAAATGGACATCGTACCCAGGCGCACCTTCGATGACAGGGAGATCAGGAACGGCGAGACCATCGAGATCGTGAGCTTCGTGGGCGGCGGATGAACTTGAGGATCTTCGTTGACGGTAAGGAAATCGATTTCAGCGGGACCTCCGTGGATGACCTGCCGAGGCCCGAGGGTGCGCTCTACGCACTGGTCAACGGCAGGCACGTCGATGACGGCCGCCCTCTGAAAGATGAGGACAACATCGTGTTCGTCAGGAAGAACTCCCCGCTCGAAAGGGTGATCGAGGATTCACTGTGCCAGAGGTATTCCGAGGACATCCATTCCAGGATATCTGCGGCCAAGATAGGGATAGCGGGGCTGGGAGGTATCGGGTCGCATCTTGCCATGGCACTTGTCAGGTCCGGAGTCAAGAACCTGGTCATAGCCGACTTCGACAGGGTGGATGCCACGAACCTCTCGAGGCAGAACTATTCCGTCAACGACATAGGGTTCCCGAAGAGCGATGCGACCGGCAGGATCCTCTCGTCCGTGTCTCCGGGCGTGAGGGTCGAATCACATGACGTGCTTCTTAACGAATCCAACATCCCCGGGATCTTCAAGGACTGCGACATCATATGCGAGGCGATGGACGGACCCGAATCGAAAGCGGTCTTCGCATCCTGCGTATCCGAATCCTTCCCGGACAAATGGCTCGTATGCTGCTCCGGAATGGCGGGCTTCGGTCCCACCGAGGAGATGATCGTGAAGCATCCCTTCAGGCACATGCTGGTGGTTGGGGACGGCCACAGCGACAACATGGTGCACGGCCTGGTGGCATCCAGGGTCATGACCTGCGCGGGCATGATGGCACATGCGGTCATCAGACTGATCCTCGACCCCGCTGGCTTCAAGGACAACAAGTATAAGCCAGATGAGTGATGGAGAATCGATATGATGAACGATGACCTTGTTATCGGCGGACACCGCTTCCACTCCAGATTCATCCTCGGATCGGGGAAGTTCTCATTGGAACTCACACGCGCCGTCATAGAGAACGGCGGGGTGGAGATGGCCACATTGGCGGTCAGGAGGGCCAACGCCGCCGGAGAGGGGAACATACTCGACCATATGCCGAAGGGCATCACCCTGCTCCCGAACACATCGGGTGCCAGGGATGCAGAGGAGGCGCTGAGGATCGCCAGGCTGGCCAGGGAGCTGGGCTGCGGCGATTTCATCAAGATCGAGATCATCCGCGATTCCAAATATCTGCTCCCGGACAACAGGGAGACCATCAAAGCCATCGAATTGCTGGCGAAGGAGGATTTCATCCCCATGCCGTACATGATGCCCGATCTGACCGCAGCGAGGTCCATGGCCGAGGCCGGGGCCGCTGCGATAATGCCCCTTGGAGCGCCCATAGGCAGCAACAAGGGCATCCTCACCAAGGATTTCATAAGGATGATCGT of the methanogenic archaeon mixed culture ISO4-G1 genome contains:
- a CDS encoding thiamine biosynthesis protein ThiS; amino-acid sequence: MDCLSSDDIMVTVKVNGSERSYPDGTTVSGMLLSEGMDPKKVAVEIEMDIVPRRTFDDREIRNGETIEIVSFVGGG
- a CDS encoding monomethylamine:corrinoid methyltransferase MtmB, coding for MAATRFLTITDVYDRFLKGKKVPEADWDYKIIPETATAMKEKYKLNFGDKFIPEDNETKNNLFQAGLEMLVTCGFYCQDLGRVMKFTEEEIWEGIKRAPKKLILGEGRDIARFYPRHGNAPIKPVIQGGPTGSPISEDVFIQVMQSYAQEGIVDDLVNGVMTTVEGKPAKSKTPYEIRATMQELRMTKEARTRAQRPGLGVOGPETPLSEAARLVADCPNAGHRITDAHECSQLNELKIDMTGLNMLAGWTVSGDTIMIEQMPIFGGYCGGLEETAICDVATTLASFGLFSGNFHLDGPIHIRWGTTMAKETLQVAGHACAAVDNNTDLLLANQYYPIAGPCTVMGLVETAAQAICDTASGRELLSGSAVAKGVVQDKTTGMEARMMGEAAAQTAGMKIYEVNEILSKMVPWYEAQYTSADLGKTFQECYDVKTVRPTKEYLEVYDKAIQQIADFGLEITPYNTGIMYGGYNDSKIYRSA
- a CDS encoding thiamine biosynthesis protein ThiF — translated: MNLRIFVDGKEIDFSGTSVDDLPRPEGALYALVNGRHVDDGRPLKDEDNIVFVRKNSPLERVIEDSLCQRYSEDIHSRISAAKIGIAGLGGIGSHLAMALVRSGVKNLVIADFDRVDATNLSRQNYSVNDIGFPKSDATGRILSSVSPGVRVESHDVLLNESNIPGIFKDCDIICEAMDGPESKAVFASCVSESFPDKWLVCCSGMAGFGPTEEMIVKHPFRHMLVVGDGHSDNMVHGLVASRVMTCAGMMAHAVIRLILDPAGFKDNKYKPDE
- a CDS encoding metallo-beta-lactamase domain-containing protein; the encoded protein is MITNLILEETPLFFILSWIVCGVIMIHFIEPALDFDSNVYLLTGDRNVLIDTGAGPASSYYIDRIREIIGPEGKLDMILLTHCHFDHIGGGPAMIDAFGCKAYAGRTDAESVREGDVRYTLSEQFGLHVPAYQTFDLSQGDVIDIGEHRLRVIDTPGHTRGGVCYYDEISSSLFSGDTLFSRGVGRTDFNGGSSELLRNSIKYLSDMQVQGLYPGHGHPTQDGMGAILRGLKMIGD
- a CDS encoding alanyl-tRNA synthetase AlaS, whose translation is MRETFVNFFKERGHAYINSASLIPENDPTVLFTTAGMHPLVPYLLGEKHPAGKRLVDFQKCVRTGDIDEVGDASHLTFFEMLGNWSLGDYFKKESIDFSYTLLTEVLGIKPDQLSVTAFAGDEDAPRDTETAELWKSHGLRDDQIYFYPKSDNWWGPAGQTGPCGPDTEIFFDDGRPKCGPNCGPSCHCGKFTEIWNNVFMQYNKNADGTFSPLKQKNVDTGMGLERILRILNHNETVYDTPLFTPILDKIEELTGKKYGENADDTRAFRIIADHMRAATFMLGDGVVPAKIGQGYILRRLIRRSSRYMSKLGYEELFMQKIAEVIVNNYSKAYPELEQNKDFIYTNIDNEEKKFHKAVMKGLRRFDQMVAENGDSPVLNGETVFKLYDTYGFPIEMTVELAAEKGLKVDMDDFNGRFKTHQDVSRGDGGTFKGGLADHSEETTKLHTATHLLNAALRKFVSPDIHQKGSNITAERLRFDFNLDRKVTPEELKQIEDWVNECIKAELPVVCEEMPYEQAKDEGVEGVFTNKYGEVVKVYKIGDVSAEMCGGPHVQNTRELQGFKIKKEESSAAGIRRIKAVVGKFD
- a CDS encoding Sua5/YciO/YrdC/YwlC family protein gives rise to the protein MKIIKCDYSNGFGVQCEEAVKAAAEDIAAGKLIVYPTETVYGIGADIYNEAAVKNLYLAKKRPFDMPLSVAVSDKAMIEKVAVLNENAEKLIKAFLPGPLTIIVKKQPSVPDIVTSSSQKVGIRIPDNRFALELIKRTGPIITTSANLHSHPDAINVDAAIKDFGPAVDTYIDAGACNLGKPSTIIWLMEDQVEIIRQGAISEKQIMEVLEC
- a CDS encoding methionine aminopeptidase type II Map; amino-acid sequence: MLTDEELDKLRRAGRISGEARELGMQMCKPGAKLYDIAQEVEGYIREHGCKLAFPCNISRNEIAAHATPSCNDKTVLEVGDIVKVDCGAILDGFIGDTAGTVEVGSRSYPELVEISKTARNTVAEFIGDGVPLCEIGSAVERTIRGAGFAPIVNLCGHQIAQNMLHAGFSVPNYDNGDDTKIQAGMTVAIEPFATNGKGQIKNGKPGNIVRIIRERPLADPKDQEFYEYIKDEFFQQPFCARSCDFPDAEKRVKSLMRHGVLSCYAELVEVSGGLVSQHEYTFYINGKRGEVTTLP
- a CDS encoding nitrogenase cofactor biosynthesis protein NifB, which codes for MEIPEDIRKALSEHPCFCEDAHHTFARIHLPVAPKCNIQCNYCNRKFDCCNESRPGVTSEVLSPQRALEKVRAVKEAIPQLSVVGIAGPGDPLANEDTFTALELIGKEMPGLTLCVSTNGLALPDCAERLRDLNVHFVTVTMNCLDPEIGARIYDAVIFGGKKYSGVEGAAILRDRQLEGIRKCVDLGMLVKINVVMIPGINDSHIPELVRHVRDMGVYIVNILPLIPVEGTKFSDLRAPTPLERKDMMDRCGLDMKMMRHCRQCRADAIGLLGEDRSSEFAHIEGCGLKDCAPNVTFDTELDESKVAVATSDGKTVNSGFGNASEFRIYATDGNTVRFLKTVPIDRSGTVAGKDHRDHIASIIDSLGDCGTVIVEEIGPMPSKILASRGINVVITSGDVNESVRLSRSS